In the Deltaproteobacteria bacterium genome, one interval contains:
- the prfB gene encoding peptide chain release factor 2, protein MSFEVVFDLDQKKTRLQEIETIIAKSDFWEDTGRAAIVLKERGSLIQLLDHWQNQQQLLEELDLMLQLALEEEDNQALTEVVADLAAQEKAMRQLELEVLLSGKDDNKNAIVTIHAGAGGTEAQDWTEMLLRMYLRYAERKGLETELFDLLPGDEAGVKSVTFGAAGPYAYGYLKAESGIHRLVRISPFDAGGRRHTSFAAVFVYPEVDDSIDIEINDKDLRIDTFRASGAGGQHVNKTSSAVRITHLPTGIVVSMQNERSQHRNRELAMKVLKARLYEIEQRKRQEKVQEVIDAQKEIAWGSQIRSYVLQPYRLVKDHRTKHEEGDVEAVLDGDLDPFIEACLLNPGEAITQVINK, encoded by the coding sequence ATCAGCTTCGAGGTCGTCTTTGATCTGGACCAGAAAAAAACCCGCCTGCAAGAAATCGAAACCATAATAGCCAAATCCGACTTTTGGGAGGATACGGGTCGGGCCGCCATAGTATTAAAAGAACGGGGGTCTCTGATCCAACTGCTCGATCACTGGCAGAATCAACAACAACTGCTTGAAGAACTTGACCTCATGCTGCAACTGGCCCTGGAGGAAGAGGATAATCAGGCCTTAACCGAGGTGGTCGCTGACCTGGCTGCTCAGGAAAAGGCTATGCGGCAGTTGGAGCTCGAAGTCCTGCTCAGCGGCAAGGATGATAACAAAAACGCCATCGTTACCATCCACGCCGGGGCAGGCGGCACCGAGGCCCAGGACTGGACGGAAATGCTCCTGCGCATGTATCTGCGCTACGCCGAACGCAAGGGCCTGGAAACCGAACTTTTTGACCTGCTGCCGGGAGACGAGGCCGGGGTCAAAAGTGTGACCTTCGGCGCTGCCGGTCCCTATGCCTATGGCTATCTCAAAGCGGAAAGCGGCATCCATCGCCTGGTCCGCATCTCTCCCTTTGACGCCGGGGGCCGCCGTCACACCTCCTTCGCCGCGGTATTTGTCTATCCCGAAGTGGACGACAGCATCGACATCGAGATCAATGACAAAGACTTGCGCATTGATACCTTCCGGGCCAGCGGGGCCGGCGGCCAGCACGTTAACAAGACCAGTTCGGCGGTGCGGATCACCCATCTGCCGACCGGCATCGTGGTCTCCATGCAGAACGAACGGTCCCAGCACCGCAACCGGGAACTGGCCATGAAGGTGTTAAAGGCCCGCCTTTATGAAATAGAACAGCGCAAACGTCAGGAGAAGGTTCAGGAAGTTATCGACGCCCAGAAAGAGATCGCCTGGGGCAGCCAGATCCGCTCTTATGTGCTGCAACCCTATCGGCTGGTCAAGGACCACCGCACCAAACATGAAGAGGGCGATGTTGAGGCAGTGCTGGACGGCGACCTGGACCCCTTCATTGAAGCCTGTCTGCTCAATCCGGGCGAAGCTATTACTCAGGTCATAAATAAATGA
- the cobS gene encoding adenosylcobinamide-GDP ribazoletransferase — MVRTLGLALTFLTIFPYPRHLESNPAELARSMVWFPLVGLLLGLFLGAVYLGLALIFPNPAVAAFLVAVLVVATRGLHLDGLADTLDGLGGGQTPEARLRIMKDSALGAFGVLGLIVILLLKFALILALIEQADVRALVLFPVLSRWSMVALAYLSPYARPEGGLGQAMTSLVSGRYLWVASLSALFLALLTYGRRGLGAWGLIALSTWLASHYFQRRLGGITGDVLGAVNEFNEVLALAVALA; from the coding sequence ATGGTCCGTACTTTAGGGTTGGCCCTGACCTTTCTCACCATCTTTCCCTATCCCCGCCATCTGGAAAGTAACCCGGCGGAACTGGCCCGATCCATGGTATGGTTCCCCTTGGTCGGTCTGCTCCTGGGTCTGTTTCTGGGGGCGGTTTACTTAGGACTGGCACTCATCTTCCCCAATCCGGCGGTCGCCGCCTTCCTGGTCGCGGTCCTGGTGGTAGCCACCCGGGGGCTCCATCTGGATGGCTTGGCCGATACCCTGGACGGCCTGGGAGGCGGGCAGACCCCGGAAGCCCGGCTGCGGATCATGAAGGACAGCGCTTTAGGAGCTTTTGGAGTGCTGGGTTTGATAGTCATCCTGCTCCTCAAGTTTGCCCTGATTCTGGCCCTGATTGAACAGGCGGATGTTCGGGCGCTGGTGTTATTTCCGGTGCTCAGTCGATGGTCTATGGTCGCCTTGGCATATCTGTCGCCCTATGCCCGGCCGGAAGGCGGGCTGGGGCAGGCCATGACATCATTGGTTTCCGGGCGGTATCTGTGGGTGGCCAGCCTGAGCGCCTTATTTTTGGCGCTATTGACTTATGGGCGACGCGGTTTAGGGGCTTGGGGACTGATAGCCTTATCGACCTGGCTGGCCAGCCATTATTTCCAGCGCCGCTTGGGGGGTATTACCGGTGATGTGCTGGGCGCGGTCAATGAATTCAATGAAGTGTTAGCCCTAGCTGTGGCCCTGGCTTAA